The following are from one region of the Falco cherrug isolate bFalChe1 chromosome 19, bFalChe1.pri, whole genome shotgun sequence genome:
- the LOC106630847 gene encoding feather beta keratin-like, whose product MSSYGQMLSSRCGAPCEPTCPQPYVNCWNEPCISSCGDSRAIVYAPPVVVTFPGPIISSCPQESFVGTAMPEIEGGMGSGGGGMGSGGGGMGSGGGGMGSGGSCGGGSSYGMGSHGSGGSCGGMGGGSSGGEGSCGGGISRLGSFYRNSFYSGYGRNYFPLFSRGYYRYRYGNYGPF is encoded by the coding sequence ATGTCTTCCTATGGACAGATGCTTAGCTCCcgctgtggtgcgccgtgtgAACCGACATGCCCACAACCCTACGTCAACTGTTGGAATGAACCATGTATCAGCTCATGCGGCGATTCAAGAGCAATCGTGTATGCGCCACCCGTTGTCGTGACATTCCCTGGACCCATTATCAGCTCTTGCCCTCAGGAAAGTTTTGTAGGAACTGCCATGCCTGAAATTGAGGGTGGGATGGGCTCTGGAGGTGGAGGAATGGGCTCCGGAGGTGGAGGAATGGGCTCCGGAGGTGGAGGAATGGGCTCTGGTGGTTCCTGTGGTGGAGGCAGCTCCTATGGGATGGGCTCCCATGGTTCAGGCGGTTCTTGTGGTGGCATGGGAGGGGGTTCAAGTGGTGGGGAGGGCTCATGTGGTGGTGGAATCTCCCGTTTGGGAAGCTTTTACCGAAACTCATTTTATTCAGGATATGGTAGAAattatttcccccttttttccagAGGGTATTATAGGTATCGCTATGGAAACTATGGGCCATTTTAA